Part of the Candidatus Brocadia sinica JPN1 genome, GGTACAGGCGGGTATTCAAAATACAGAAAATATTGTACAGGAAATGGAGAAAATTATTCATACTACCAAATCCGCCACGATTGATTATATTTCCATTGTAAGCCCTGAAACCCTTGAGGAAGTGCCGATGGCACACAGCGGTGACGTTGCAGCCCTGGCTGTCAGGATAGGCAAGACACGGCTCATCGATAATGTAATTCTGCTTTTCAGTTGAAATCACGTAATGATATTTTGGTTTTATAAAACATTCGTTTAAGCATAAAGTAAACATGCCTGTATATCTTCTTTTTCTAAAAATCGTATTTACATTCCCAAAAACATCTTGCGCCTATCTTCATCTAAAACATTGTAAAAATCTTGAATAAAATTGCCTATAGAATTTCTTGTTTTTTGCATGATCTGATCTTCGTATTTAACTCCATTATAGTAGTCAACCCTGATTAAAAATCCTTTATCTGTCCAGATGAGGAAACTGGCCAGTATCTGGCCTAATTTTATAAAGAAGGGCTTGTAGAAATGTTTATTGTCTATTACCAGCCAGTAGATTATTATTCTATCCCTAAAAGGTCAAAAGGCGCATTGTCAGAAGATACCATGCCCGCACCAACAATCACGTGAACTCTTGGATGCATTGCAGATAAAGTTACCAGGGGTATTGCCAAGCCGGAACATACGGGTAGTCACGAGAAAAAAACTTCTTCATCAACGAAAAGACCAAAAAAAATTAAGGCTTTCATGGCCTTTATTTTTTACTTTGGTGTGAACATCCGATACAATGAACTTACTCCAACAGGTATTTTGCAGATGTGCATTTCTTCCAAAAATCACTTGTCTCTCAGGTGTTACTTATTGTACTATCTTAATTACTCTTGCTGTAATATGAAGAATTCAAAGGTCTAATCTCATAGTGATCTTACTTGTTAAGGAAGATGATACGATGTTGAAAGAATTTAACTGCCGTTTTTTTGTCTCGGAGAAGCCCTGCCGGTACAAACTCGATTGCCCCGTTGACGATACGTGTCCCAAATATCAGACGATGGGGAAGCGGATACTCATTATCAAATTGGCTGCCATTGGAGATGTACTGAGAACCACCCCTATCCTCCCTGCCCTAAAGGAAAAATATCCGCAATCCCATATTAGCTGGATTACGGATCAATCGTCTCTGTCTGTCCTTGAGGAAAACCCGTACATCGATCGCCTCCTGACGGCAAATTACGAAAATGCCTTGCGGCTTCAGGTCGAGAAGTTTGATATAGTAATCTGCCTGGATAAGGATACCGTGGCTTCCAGCCTCGCATCCCTTGTGAAGGCAGACCAGAAGCTTGGATTTGCACTCTCCGGAAACGGACTCCTGTATCCCCTGAACAAGGAGGCGGATTATCTGTTCCGGTTAGGGGTATCCGACGAACTTAAGTTCCGGCAAAACCAGAAGACCTATCAGCAGCTTATCTTTGATGCCCTGGGATTGGATGAAAAATACGGGGAATATGTCATTCACCTGCCGCAGAAGTATACCACCTACGGTGAGCAATTGATGAAGCAATGGGGGATTCATAACGGCAGACTGGTTATCGGCCTGAATACGGGGGCGGGGAAAAGATTTGCTACAAAGCGATGGGAAACGGGAAGCTTTGTCGAGCTTGCAGACCGGTTGTCAAAGGACATGAAGGCGCACGTGATGCTCCTGGGCGGACCCGAGGAAGTTGAACGGAATAAAGAAATTGCCTCCAGGACAAAGTCCAAAATAACTGACAGCGGGTGTCACCACAGCTTGAAGGAATTTATGGGATTAATAAGCCAATGTCATCTGATAGTTACGGGAGATACGCTTGCCCTGCATCTTGCCATTGCATTGAAAAAACTGATTGTGACCTTTTTCGGGTCTACGTGCCACCAGGAGATCGACCTCTATGGCCGGGGGAAAAAGCTCGTTGCCGGCGTGGATTGCGCCCCGTGCTATAAAGGAAATTGCGATACGATGATTTGTATGAAAAGCATACACGCCAATGATGTATTTCGTGCGTGCAAAGAAGTACTGGGGGAATTATTGTAATCGTTTACCGCTGTCATCACGCCTTTTTCGTAACACCCTGAAACCATGAAAATATTTCAGATGGCGAAAAAGATTGCTATCCATGAAAGATTTCCATTATATTTTGAATAGCTCTTCCACGAGTTTTTCCCTGGCTATTTGAACAGAAGGGTGGCCTGCTGGGCTATTTCCATGACCCTGGAGGGGAAGATACCCAACTGAAGTGTGCCAACCACCGAGATGACGATGGCTGCAACGATCAAAGGAGAGATGGTGAGGGGAGTGAATTCCCGGGTGGATTCCTTCATGTACATAATTACCGTAATTCTGAGGTAATAGTACACGGAAATGACGCTGTTAATCACGCCAATCACTGCAAGTCCGACATACCCTGATTTTATGGCGGCGCTGAAGATGTAAAATTTTCCCACAAAACCTGCCATGGGCGGAACACCTGCCATGGAAAGCATGAAGAGCGTCATCGCTATGGCCAGAAGCGGGTGCTTAAAGCCCAATCCTGCGTAGTCGTTGATCTGTATGAATTCATCTCCCTTATGGCTCAGCACAATGACAATGGCGAATGCCCCGATATTCATGAAGGTGTATGCCAGGATGTAGAACAATGTGCCCGGCACACCCATATTGTTTGCAGACACCAGGGCAATCAGGAGATAGCCGGCATGGGCGATACTGGAATATGCCAGCATCCGTTTGATATTCGTCTGTGCGATGGCTACGATGTTTCCCATTGTC contains:
- a CDS encoding glycosyltransferase family 9 protein, whose translation is MLKEFNCRFFVSEKPCRYKLDCPVDDTCPKYQTMGKRILIIKLAAIGDVLRTTPILPALKEKYPQSHISWITDQSSLSVLEENPYIDRLLTANYENALRLQVEKFDIVICLDKDTVASSLASLVKADQKLGFALSGNGLLYPLNKEADYLFRLGVSDELKFRQNQKTYQQLIFDALGLDEKYGEYVIHLPQKYTTYGEQLMKQWGIHNGRLVIGLNTGAGKRFATKRWETGSFVELADRLSKDMKAHVMLLGGPEEVERNKEIASRTKSKITDSGCHHSLKEFMGLISQCHLIVTGDTLALHLAIALKKLIVTFFGSTCHQEIDLYGRGKKLVAGVDCAPCYKGNCDTMICMKSIHANDVFRACKEVLGELL